The following proteins are co-located in the Corallococcus silvisoli genome:
- a CDS encoding alanine racemase has product MPRDYAFYARALEGRRLPLAFVDLELLGENAAALVRRAGGLPVRLATKSVRCAALLRRVLEGYPGFRGLMCFSAEEAVRLRERGFTDLLMGYPVVDAEALAELCRPPAPVTLMVDSVEHVALAVRAARRQGTRVPLCLDVDLSVDLPGLRFGVHRSPLRAPEDALAVAKHIASEGDAVFLAGVMGYEAQLAGVPDAAPHAGAKNLAIRALKRGSVGRVHARRQAVVAALKGAGFPVRFVNGGGTGSLESTREDASVTELTAGSGLYSPALFDGYQGFHHQPAAAF; this is encoded by the coding sequence ATGCCGCGTGATTACGCCTTCTACGCCCGTGCCCTGGAGGGGCGGCGGCTGCCGTTGGCCTTCGTGGACCTGGAGCTGCTGGGCGAGAACGCGGCGGCGCTGGTGCGGCGCGCGGGGGGGCTGCCGGTGCGGCTGGCCACCAAGTCGGTGCGGTGCGCGGCGCTGCTGCGGCGGGTGCTCGAAGGGTATCCCGGCTTCCGGGGGCTCATGTGCTTCAGCGCCGAAGAGGCCGTGCGCCTGCGCGAGCGCGGCTTTACCGACCTGCTCATGGGCTACCCCGTGGTGGACGCGGAGGCCCTGGCGGAGCTGTGCCGTCCGCCAGCGCCCGTGACGTTGATGGTGGACTCGGTGGAGCACGTGGCGCTCGCCGTCAGGGCCGCGCGGCGGCAGGGGACGCGTGTCCCGCTGTGCCTGGATGTGGACCTGTCGGTGGACCTGCCGGGGCTGCGCTTCGGGGTGCACCGCTCGCCGCTCCGCGCGCCAGAGGACGCGCTGGCGGTGGCGAAGCACATCGCGTCGGAAGGGGACGCCGTGTTCCTCGCGGGCGTCATGGGCTACGAGGCGCAGCTCGCGGGAGTGCCGGACGCGGCGCCGCACGCGGGGGCGAAGAACCTGGCCATCCGCGCGCTCAAGCGGGGCTCGGTGGGCCGCGTGCACGCGCGGAGGCAGGCGGTGGTGGCCGCGCTGAAGGGCGCGGGGTTCCCGGTGCGCTTCGTGAACGGCGGCGGCACCGGCAGCCTGGAGTCCACGCGCGAGGACGCGAGCGTGACCGAGCTCACCGCGGGCAGCGGCCTGTATTCGCCCGCGCTCTTCGACGGCTACCAGGGCTTCCACCACCAGCCCGCGGCGGCCTTC